The region AAAAAGGTTACTTAATTCAGGCACACAAGCCATTATTACTCAAGGTTTTTTTGCTGCTAATCCGCAAGGTGATACTGTTTTACTTGGCCGTGGGGGTTCGGACACATCAGCAGGTTTACTCGCTGCCATTGTCGGTGCGAAAAGTTGTGAAATTTGGACTGATGTACCTGGAATTTATACAGCCAATCCTCATCAATTTCCACATGCACGTCTTCTTAAACAACTCAACTATGATGAAGCTCAAGAAATTGCTTCTATGGGTGCTAAAGTTCTCCACCCTAATTGCTTACCGCCCGTACGCCAAGCTAATATCCCTTTGATTGTAAAATACACAAATATGCCTGAACATTCAGGCACACGGGTTACTCAAGATAGTGATGAGCTAGCGCCACCCATTAAGTCAATTCAAATAAAACATAGTATTGTTCTAATTTCTATTGATACTTTAAATATGTGGCATCAAGTCGGCTTTTTAGCTGATGTTTTTGCAGCATTTAAACACCATGGTTTTTCGGTTGATTTATTGTCTTCATCCGAATTTAATGTAACCCTATCTTTAGATACCAATGCAAAGCTTCATGAAAGACATAATCTTGAAGCATTAATAGAAGACTTAAATCAATTTGGTAAAGCAAAAATTATTGAGCCTTGTAGCGCCATTAGTTTAGTTGGTCATCATATTCGTACAATTCTCCCCAAACTAGGCCCTACCCTAGAAGTTTTTGAAGCTAAACAAATATATTTAATGTCATTGGCTTCGAATGACTTAAATTTAACTTTTGTTGTTGATGAATCACATGCAGAAAAACTCTGCCAAAAACTACATAATTTACTTATTGAAAGTAACCCACAAAGTTTTTATTACTCAAAAAGCTGGCATGAGGAGTTTGGCAATCCTGGACAACGTAATATCCCTTGGTGGGAAAATAAACGTGATAAGTTGCTTGATTTAGCATATAGTCATTCACCTTGTTATGTATATGATCGAGAAACGCTTACAACACGCGCAGATGAATTATTAAAATTGCAAGCAATTGATCAACTTTTCTACTCTGTTAAAGCCAATGCTAACAGCGATATTTTAAAAACCTTTTATAAAAAAGGACTAGGATTTGAGTGCGTCTCCATCAATGAATTACAATTCATACTAAAATTGTTTCCGGATATTGATCCAAAACGTATCTTTTTTACTCCTAACTTTGCACCTAAAAACGAATATGAATTTGCTTTATCTCTAAATTGCTATCTAACTATAGATAGCTTATACCCTTTAGAAAACTGGCCAGAATTATTTAAAAATAAATCAATTTTCTTACGTGTTGATCCAGGAAGTGGCGCAGGTCATCATAAATTTGTTTGCACAGCTGGAAATGAATCAAAGTTTGGCATACCACAAAGTGATTTAGAGATAGCTCATAAACTTATTGCTGAACATCGAATTTCTGTGGTCGGCCTACATGCTCATTCTGGTAGCGGTATCTTAACCACAGAGCTATGGCAAAATACGGCACAAATGTTAACGTTGCTATTGTCCTTATTTCCTGATGTTAAAATTGTGAATCTAGGTGGCGGCTTAGGTGTCGTTGAAAAGCCAGGCCAACAACCTTTAGATCTCGCTGCATTAGATGCTGCTTTGCTCGCTGTAAAAACTCGTTTTGCACACTTATCCTTTTGGTTAGAACCAGGACGCTACTTTGTCTCCGACAGTGGCGTTATTCTAGCTAAAGTTACTCAATGCAAAGAAAAGGGTAAAGTACGATTTATTGGTATTGAAACAGGCATGAACTCATTAATACGTCCTGCTTTATACGGCGCTTATCACGAAATTGTTAATTTGACTCGCTTAACAGATGAAAAGACAGATTTTTCGCATGTGGTTGGCCCAATTTGTGAATCTTCAGATACACTAGGATATGATCGTCTTTTTCCTCGAACTTTTGAAAACGATATTATTTTAATTGCTAATACAGGTGCCTATGGCCATTGTATGAGTTCTAATTATAATTTAAGACCTCCTGCACAAGAATTAGTAGTAGATTAACTATGCTTAAGGATAGTAAGCAACGTGAACAAGCAACCGATCCAAAATGTTCTTTTATTGTTCAAGCACCAGCTGGCTCAGGTAAAACAGAGTTATTAACCCAACGTTATTTAAGGTTACTAAGTACAGTAACTTCACCTGAGCAAATTGTTGCCTTAACTTTTACACGCAAAGCAGCCAGTGAAATGCGTGAGCGAATTATAACCGCCTTACAACGCGCAGAACATGGTGTTGAAGCCAATACGCTTCATCAGCAATTAACTCAGCGCTATGCTAAAGACGCTTTAAATCATAGTTTAAAATACAATTGGCAGCTCCTTAAACAGCCAGGTTGCTTAAAAATTATGACTATTGATGCATTGTGTCAAACCATTAGTCAGGCCATTTTTTTAAATGATGAGCAAATTCCTTACGCTAAAGTAAGTGAAGATTCGCACGATCTTTATCAACAAGCAATACGCGATTGGTTAACTGATGTACTTAACAAAGACTTTTTACATAATCCCTTAAAAATATTACTTCATCATCTTGATAATCGCCAAGATCGATTAGTTCTTTTACTAAGTGACCTACTTAAAACGCGGGAGCAATGGTTGCCTGCTGTTTATGCAGCACACGAGCAGACAAAGAAAAATTTTGAACAAGCTCTTTACTTGATTGAGCAACATGAATTACAGCGCTTTCTTAGTAGTTTTCCCTCAATACTATGTGAAGAGCTACGTAAATTATGTTCGCAATTTGCCATGCTTGATTTAGAAATAAATCAATCAAGACAACCACTAAGAGAGTGGACAACAGTTAATCAATTTAATCGCCAAGTAGCAAACTGCTTAGCTTCTTTACTACTAACTAAAGATAATAAGCTACGGAAAAGCTTTGATCACCATGTGGGTTTAAAACGAGATAGTTGTAACAAAGAAACTTATGAGGATTTAAAAACTAGAAGTAAAAATATTTTATATAATTTAAGCAACATTCCACAATTTTTAAAATTATTAATCCGTTTAAAAAATCTTCCAGCTCCCTATTATAATGATGAGCAATGGGAAATTTTACAAGCACTACTTGCACTTTTACCTTTGTTAGCTGCCCACCTACATGTCACTTTTTGTAGCAAAAATCAAGTAGACTTTACTGCTATTTCACAACAAGCTTTACTTGCACTTGGTGATGATTTATATCCTACAGACTTAGCTCTTTACCTTGATCATACGGTTCATCATATTCTTGTTGATGAATTTCAAGATACATCTTTGCAGCAGTTTCAACTGCTTAAAAAACTTGTTCAAGGCTGGAGCCCAGAAGATGGTAAAACATTATTTATTGTTGGTGATCCTATGCAGTCAATTTATCGTTTTAGACAAGCTGAAGTAGGATTATTTATTAAAGCGCGTGAAGAAGGATTAGGTGGTGTTAAGTTAATACCACTTGAGCTTAGTGCGAATTTCCGATCTACTTCAGTGATTGTTGATTGGGTTAATGATCACTTTAGCTCTATTTTTCCTCTTCATGATGACATTGAAACCGGCGCTATTTCGTTTCACGCCTCTAGTGCTGTAATAAATTCATCCACAGAAAGCTGGATAAAGGCGCAACAATTTAACGATAAACAACAAGAAGCAGAAGCAGTTGTTCAATTAGTTGAACAAGAATTAATTAATTATCCAAAAGATACCATGGCTATATTGGTGCGCTCACGTACCCATTTAGCGGAAATAGTTCCTTTGCTGCGACGAAAAAAAATTCCTTTTCAAGGCGTAGAAGTTGAAAAGTTATCAAGTTTGGCACATTTAGTTGATATTTGGTCATTGACTAAAGCGTTACTGATGCCTGCTAATCGGCTAGCTTGGTTAGCTGCTCTAAGAAGTCCCTGGTGTGGCATTTCTTTAAAGGACTTATATCAAATCGCTAATTTTAATAAGCATCGTTCAATTTATTATACACTGGCTCACTTAGATAAATTAACACAATTAAGCAAAGAAGGTTTAATTCGCGCCCGTTATTTTTATACTGTTATGCAACAGGCTTTAAATACTCGTCAGCAAAAACCGTTAATAGAATCCTTAATTGAAATTATCAAACAGTTGCATGGTGATTTACTATTAAGTGATTCACAACAATTAGACATTGAACAATTTTTTAATTTGCTCAATAGATTTACGAAAGATGGGCAAATTAATGATATAAAACAATTTGAAATAGAGTTCAAACGACTCTACTCTCAAAATACGTCGTCTTCACGACTACATATTATGACTATTCATAAATCCAAAGGCCTGGAGTTTGATACTATTATTCTACCGAGCTTGGGCAGTAAATCGCAGCAACAGGATAGACCGCTAATTCGCTGGTTAAAATTACCTAGACAAGTTGGTGATGACTTACTCCTTATGTCTCCTATTCGGGCAGCTCAGCAAGAGCAATGTCTCTTATATAATTATTTATCAGATATTGACGCCGAAAAGGATAGCTATGAACAGCAGCGCCTTTTATATGTTGCTGTAACACGTACTAAAAAAAGGCTTTATCTTTTTGATAATCACCAAAAATTAACGCCTAATACTTTACGTGAATTCTTAAGTAAACAATCATTTACCTCCATAGATTACCCTCCTTCCATATCCAACCTACAAGTGATATTACCTATATTAAAGCGCCTACCTTTAGAGCACTACATACAAGCTAAAGAAATACCACCTCTAGCGCGATCACATATATCAATTGAACAAGATATATTGACCAGCCAAACGAATGAAGCTATTTATGAGTTACTCTATTGGATTTTTAACAATCATCCAAAAGATATTACTGAATTACCTTGGATTATGCTTCAGAAGCGATTGCAAATGATGGGCTTTACTCACAGTGAGCAAACTAAAACCATTCTTACTATTCAATCCCAAATTGCAGCAATGCTAACAAGTGAGCTTGGTCAATGGCTTTGTAAATTGCATACAGATGAACGTAATCAATATGAATTACTAATTAATGAAGATGGCTACATTAAAACGAGATTAATTGATAGAACGTTTTATGATCAGGGTGCCTATTGGTTAATTAATTTTAAAACAACCCCTGCTACCCAAGAACAGCAACGATTAGATCAAGAAGAATTAAATAAAAATATAGAACCTTTAAAAGAGATCATTAAGGTGCCAATGCAGTTAGGGATTTATTATCTTCCAACCCAATTTTGGCTATCTTGGAAAGTCGAAAATAAAGCACAGATTAATACTTGTACATTGCTCTGATCCTATTAATACAAAAAACTTGTATCTCAATCTCTCATTATTTTGCGTTTAACTAGGCATGACTATTCATAAAACCTTACATACCGCAACTTAGTCGCGATATCTAGAACAAAATCGGCCACCTTTGAAAGGTATAGAAATTAATGCCAGAAAATCGCTGATTGCTTTTAGTTAATTTCACCATCTCCTGGATGCCCCGAACAAGTTAGACACGTAGGCGATAGAAGTCAGTAGATATCAGAATATAACTTAGTTTATATTAAATACTTAACATTGAAGCTTTGGAAAAGCCAGACTCTTCCTGATGTTTTAACTCTCTTGCATCAAAAACTTCTATCCCCTGCTGCTTACATTTTTGCAGCTGCTTAATAAAATCATTATTGTTAGGATATAACTCATATAATCTTTGCTCTGAAATTTTATCTATTCTGTTATATTCTAAATCTTCCTCAAATTCTTTTCGATCATAATAAAGCTTTCGCATTTTTATATCTGCGACTTGATCTTGATAATATTTTTTCTTAAAAGTAGATTCGTTTAAAATTTTTATATAGCCCTTAATTTTTTCGATACATTGAGTAATCTGCTGTAATAAATTTTTAACCTGTAAATCCGGTAGCGCTGTAGTAGTAAGCTTAGCTTGATGTTCATCACGCCATAAATTAAAGTGATTTATAAAACTATCAATAGCTTCTTCTTTTTCTTGTATAACGCCATTGTCGCACAACTGATTTAAAGGATGCTTCATTTGCAAGAACTCACGCTGTAATTTATAGAGGCATGGTTCTTTACTCGCTTTGCTACTTCCTAAGTCATCAATTAAGTCAAAAAGAGTCGATTTGTAAGTTTCAGCTTTGTGAATTAAATAAAAGTAATAATTATCTAACGCTTGATCATTTTTTAAGTCATCAAATACCTGACTGACTAATTGTTCTTGTTCAAAATTAAGTTTATCAATAATAATTAGGGCACTTTGCGTTAGTTTTGGTTGATAAGGTTTAGCGCGTGCTTGAGATATTAACTCTTTTGCTAGCTTAATGTGTAATTCTTTATTTTCTAAGGCTTTTAACAAGTTTTCTATTTTTTCTTGAAAATCATCTTTTTTTAAAAAGCTCTCTACCTGAACTAAGTAACTATTAAGAAGTTTGCTATTGTTAATTAGATTATCTTCATCTTGACTTACACTAACAGGTGGTAAATTTTCTTTTATATTTTTAAATGAATTCTGCTTATTTAACTGCTTAAGATAGGCTAATTCCTCAATAGAATAACTAAAATTATTTTCCTTTAAAAAAGCGGATGAGAAATAACTTAAATTGTGTTTATAGTATTCACAATAGCTGTAATTTCGTTTATCCGACTTAGACTGATTAACCAACGCCCTTAACTCTAAAATCTCCTTTCTAAAGCTAGGAACAAAAGGTAAAAAACTAAAAAAGTTCTGAACCCTAAGTCTGAACATGCTTGGTAATTGTTTATCTAAAAACGCTCTCAAAGATATAAATTGCATAATTTTAAATAGTACACCAGGATTTGGGATACTATTATCCATAATGTTGATTTTATGTCAACATGAAATCAAATTTTGTCAATTTGAATAAATTTAAATTTATAAGTTAATCCAATTTACTTTGGTTAACTAAAGCGTCTGATTCTTCTTTTATTAATTGATCAATAACATTTTTTTTCACCGCCCAATTTTTAATAAAGGTTTGATTAATTGCAGTACAATTATCACCAAACCAAGGGCCTAACTGAACTATCACTAAAGGAATTGCGGTTTTAAGACAATTATTAACCTCCTGTTGTATTTCTTTTTTACATAAATCACCTTGTTGATAACAAGAGTCAATCAAATTATTAAGCAATGTTTCCCAATTCTCAGGAGGTTCAGCGCCTAAAAATTCTTTATTTAATATCTTAGGCAAACTATTTTTTACTAGCCATTTTATACGCATAGGCGACATGGGTTTTTGACATAATTTTTCTTCAAAATCTTGTTTTAAATCCTTTCCAATAAGAGATATTTGTTTTAAGTCCGGACAAGATGGTTGTTGCGACTCAGCAAATAAAGGGAGATAAAAAAAGCTAACAGTTATGATTAGAATTATTTTTAATAATTTCATGATCATCCTTAAAATTATTTAATTGAAATTGGTCAATTTACAAATAAATCAATTCAGTTATTATAGTCTAAAAATAATTACCCTATGATTACCATGACTATTTCTTCTTACTCTGGTGAGATTTTACAAACAACTAAAGACGAACTTCTTAATTTAACGGCCGCAGAAATGGACTTTAAATTTAATGAAGAGAAAGAAGGAAGTCACCTTGCAGTTTATCTACAGGCAGGTTTTCCAGTTAATTTCTTACAAAAACATTATCTACCTACTATTAAAGCGAAATTGGAACATATTTACCCTTCTTTAAAAATTGATGTTCATCTAGACTCTTTTATTAAAGCCCATCAAACGCAATTGGCAGGTAAAGGATTACGAGGCGTTAAGAATACAATTGCCATAGCCTCAGGTAAGGGTGGTGTAGGTAAATCAACTGTGACAGTTAATTTAGCTACCGCATTAGCGCGTGCTGGTGCACGTGTAGGAATTTTAGACGCTGATATTTATGGACCTAGCATCCCTTTAATGCTCGGCCAACATAAACCAGTTGAAATTAGTGGAGAACATTATTTACCTGTTAAAGCGCATGGCATTGAAGCAATGTCAATTGGCTATCTCATGCCAAGTGACGAGCAAGCATTAATCTGGCGTGGTCCCATGCTTGCTAAATCTCTTATTCAAATGTTGAATTTAACCTTATGGGACGAACTAGATTATTTATTTATTGATCTTCCTCCCGGTACAGGCGATATTCAATTAAGCTTGGTACAGAAAATTCCTTTAACAGGCGCTGTTGTTATTACTACACCTCAACCCGTAGCAACACTGGATGCTCAGAAAGCAATTCAGATGTTTGCCAAAACAAATATTAATGTATTAGGTATCGTCGAAAATATGTCTTATCATAATTGTAGCCAATGCGGTCATCAAGACAGATTATTTGGTGAAGGTGGTGGACAGAAGTTAGCATCCAATTTCAATCTTCCGCTACTAGGCCAGTTACCTTTAGACCAACATATTCGCAATCACTGTGATATTGGCCAACCTACAGCAATTTTAGCGAATAATGAATTATCAACAATTTTTACTAAAACAGCATTAAATTTAGCCATTAATATAGCAAAAAAACCTTTAAATTACGCCGACCGATTTCCACCTATCGTAGTCGAATAAATTCTAGTGTTTGCGCACTATAACTTTTGATTAGGGTGTGTTGACACTTAGCTCTTACAGATTAGTTAAAAAAGTATTTAAGTCTTATCTACTTTTTTTCTCGTCTTTACTAGTCGAACGGCGACTGGTGTTTTTGAGGCTATTTTTAAGTAACGTCATAAAATCAATTAAATCGTCATTTTTCTCTGTAGGTTCTTCTGCTTTTCTTTTCGTAGTCTTCGTCGATTTCTTCTCTTCAATCCATTTCATTAATGCATCACGATATTCATCATGATACTTCTCTGGCTTCCATTTTGCACTCATTTCATGAATTAGATCAGTAGCAATTTTTATTTCCCGATCATTAATATGGTAAGCTTTTAAGCCTTCATTAGGAAAATCAAATTCATTTTCACTACGAATTTCCTGATGATAACGAATAACATATAAAATCAAAGCTTCTTCATGAGGTAAAATTAAAGTTAGATATTCTCGATTGCGAATGACAATTTTAGCTATACCAACTTTTTCAGTTTTCTTTAAAGCTTCGCGCAATAAAACATATGCCTTTTTATTAGAGCTATCTGGGACCATGTAATAAGGTCTATCAAAATAAAGGGAACTAATATCACTTAAATCGACAAATTCCTCTATATCAATTGATTTAAATGCTTCAGGTGCGGCGTGCTTAAAATCCTCATCATCAAGAACGACATAACTACCTTTTTGAAATTCATACGCTTTAACAATCTCATCCCAAGGAACTTCTTTGCCTGTTTCTGCATTAACCCGCTCATAGCGAACCCGCGATTGATCGCGTGCATCTAAAAGATGAAAACGCAACTCATTTTTTTTCTCAACGGGGTATAAATTGACAGGAATTGCCACTAATCCAAATGATATATATCCTTTCCAAACTGGTTTTGTCATAATTATCCCTGTTATTGATTTTAACCAATCCTTAATTGAGTATAGAATAAAAATAACTGATGTGAATCAGCTAACATACTTTTTGAGTTTATTAAGGCAGGTGTCTAATGCTTATAGTAAAAAGAAATTATAGAGAGTGATATCCAGCAAATTTTGCTGGATATCATGTTGAGGTGATCAATATAGGTAATTAAGCGCCGCCGCCTGTTCCAGTAGCACTACCGCCAGTTGTATCCCCACCACCTGTAGTACCAGTTGTTCCAGCAGCACCGCCTGTAGTTCCAGTACCTGTAGTACCTGTACCGGTAGTACCACCAGCACCTGTAGTACCAGTGCCTGTAGTACCACCAGTGCCTGTAGTACCAGTTGCTCCGGTAGTCGTCGTGGTAGTACCCGTGGTATTAGCGTTATCAGTATGACGGCCAAATAAGAAATAAAGGACAAGAGCAGCGATAACAATAATTCCAATTATCGTTAAAATTCCCGTACGCTCATTATTAACCATGTTATTCTCCTTAAATCATAATTGTTAAAATAAATTAATCTTATTGACCAGCTCCACCTGCACCAGCTCCACTACCACCTGTAGCACCGCCCATTGAGCCCCCTGATGTACCAGTACCACCTGTAGTGCCGCCCATTGAGCCACCTGTTGTACCAGTGCCACCTGTAGTACCTGTTCCCATTGAACCACCTGTTGTACCAGTACCACCTGTAGTACCTGTTCCCATTGAACCATCTGTTGTATCGGTACCACCTGTAGTACTAGTACCCATAGAGCTATCTGTATTACTTGATGCATCAGTACCCATATTAGTACCTGTACCATTTGTATCTACACCATTATCCGTACTCATAGTATCATTAGTGCCATCACCTATAGGATCAGTACCTGTTACATCACCACCTGTAGTATCAGTACCCATAGAATTACCAATACCACTATTATCTGTACCGGTAGTAGTAGTATCGATACCCGTACCGGTATTTGTACCTGTAGTATCAGCACCTGTGCCAGTTGTGGTAGAATAACTACCATTTGAAGAATCATTTGTTGTATCTGAATCAGAAGATGCAGCAGCATTAACAGCAGAAAAGACCATAGTAGTAAGCATTACTGAAAGTATCCGTTTCATAGCAGCGACTCCTTTATTTGTTAATTTAAACATTTTTCTATTTAGAAATGATTAGGAATTTAAACTCTCTATTAATCTTAAGCCGAGTTCATTTATCGTTGATTCGTTACTGATTCCAGCCATTGTTTATGACGTCTCTCATCAGCCCATCCCCTGCTTAATATTTCAACAGAATCAGGCCATATATACTTGTGAGAATTAATGCGTTCATAAGCTGTATTTGTATCTACTTCATTGCTTATCATCGCTTTTAAAATAGCTTCATCACCAAGCATATTTGCTAATACCACTTTACCTTGGGTAAGTAATTGTTTAAGACTAGGTCCATCAGGGGCTTTTTCTTGATGGCTTTCTAAGAGTGCTGTTATTTCTTGGACATGCCTTTGATGATCATTTTTAAATTCAGTTAATTTACTACGGTACTCAGCATTATCAACTCGATTGATAGCTGCTTCATAAGCTTCAATAGCATCATAATCAAGTTCACAAAGCTCGTATAAGGCATCCTTAAAATGCTCTTGGGTTCCAACTAATGTTGTCATTATCATTCCCTTGTTTATAATTAATTGACATCTATATCAAACCATACCTCAGTAAATCCTTTTTACTTCAAGATAAAGTCCTTTATCATAATATTACAAATTTAATAATTAGCAAGCGATTACAGGAAATCAAGGTTAGGGATAAAATAATTAATTTATCCCTAACAGTTGCAGGCTGCCTTTTATTTAACAATAAAAAGCCTATATCTTTTTATCCTGAACTTACCGTCTACTTATCTTCTTCATTACGAAGTGGAATATCCATTTTCTTTTCAATGATTTTCTTTTCCTTTTGCATGGCTAATTCCATTTCCTGTGCTTCATCAGAAGATAATTCTTTTTTAGCATCTTTGAAAATTTCATTTTCTTCTTCTTCAATATGATGCATTAAAGAATCTGCCATTTTTTGAAATAACTTTGTCCAAGCAGCACCATTTAGAGTTTTATCTGATAAACGATCTAACATTTGCTCAACTTCTTCATGCTCTTCTTTAGCATGTGGAATTTCTTCTTTAGTTGCTTCTTCCTTTTTTAAAGGCTTATAAAATACTTTTTCTTCAGCTTTACTATGAATAATAATTTCTTTTTTTAATTGATTAAATAAATCGTCTCGTTGCTCAGTAGCATGGGGATCTAAGTGCAATATTTTATTAATCAGTTCTTTAGCTACCCGATGATCTTTTTTTAGATAGGTAAAAATGGTCATTTTATTCTCCTTATACCTCAATAAATCAGTTCAGATTTAAAATCATGTCGTTAATTAAAATACTAATTTTCTATTGAAAACAACAACTTCTTCAGTCGCGTCCCTTTTAGTATACACTAATTATCTTGAATTAAAATTTGTTTAAATTTAGATCAACTTATGAGTTAAGTATAGAAGTAAAATAGTAAAATTAACCAATGGACCTTTTTCCAAAGGATTAACTTAGCCTTAATTAAGGCTAAGTTGTCTTAGTTATAATTGATTTTTTGGAGGATTTAAGGATTCTTCTATATGTTGTAAGGCATCTGCTTTCTTTAGACCAAAGAAACTGAAAATCCGATGATAGCCCAAAGCTGCTCTTACGCCTTCATCATTTCTTACATCGTCACCTTTTCGAATTGCTTCTTGTAAAGCTGTCTCAATAAGCGTTGCTTTTTTTTCACACCGAATGGCAAAGAAACTTTTTGAGGCTTTACGTAATCGATCAATTTCGTCTTGTACATATTTCACACCACTGGGAGAGCTTACCGTGCTTTTATTTAAATTATTTTCTTCAAGTATATTTAAGTTTGTGTCAAACGACACTTGAGGTTGATTATTTTCAACTTTTTTTATAATTGAATTATTTAATTCTTCTAGCTCCATTTTATTTTCGACCTGTTTCTGCGGTGATAGCTTAGGCGATGAATAAGGTGTGATTATAGTCATTTCAGGCTTTAAATTTGGACTTGTCGATGGTGTATTTATAAGTTCTCCTTTATCATCTGGATTTTCTTCCTCATCGCTAAATTCCTCCTCATCACTTGCATCATACAATTCACTTTCAGAACCGTAATTATCCTCTGAAAACCAATCATCTTCGTCAAATTGGACTGTCGCTTTTACACTATCTTGTCTTAACCAAGTCATTAATCCATTAAGCATTGCCTCAATAATAAATTTATAATCTTCATCTAATTGATCTAAATCAGTTTCGGTAACTTGCGTTAATAATTGATCATGCTTGAGACGATATTTTTGTATAATTTCTTGATACTCTTCTTGTAAAGGAGCGAGTAAATCTGGCGGTAGTTTAAAATCTTTATCAAGCATCGTTAACCAATCTAGATTAGACATAGCTATTCTTAAAAATTCTACGCAAATTGGACCACAAGAAACAAGCGGGCCATTATCTTTTTCAGTACTTTGAATAGTATGTGGCGATGAAATAATATTAGCTATGTTCAGACTGTCTTTATCAAGTTTCGCTAACTCAGTACCTATTCTATCGTGTTTAGATAATCCTATTGGATTAAAGATAATTATATCTACTTGGCCTTTAGGATTTCTTCTTAAAAAACCAGCGATATAATGTGCGCCACCTGTTTCCGGCTTAACCATAAACGGAAAAAAAACTTTATGTTGATTTTCCGCTTGCTGAAAAAAGTTAATTAATACAGAAAAAAAGTTAACGACATTAAGTCTATCATCATCGAATGATACATAAGGCGGCAACATAACATCTTTAATAGATTGATTAGTGCCAAATGGAAAATTATCTTTTATATCATTATAATATTTCCAGACTAGCCTTTGAGCATCATCTATATGATACCAAGTTTTGAAATCACGCCCATCTTTCACAAAGTTACCTTCTTTACGATATCTAAACTCCCTTGATGCTCTAGTTAAAACTTGCGAATCATCATTCTTAAATACTTCTTCTGGTCGAGTCGCCATTTCATTGCCTTAATTTGGATTTATTGTTAGATAAGAAAGCACAATGATAATTTTTATATTTATAAAATCAAACTATTTTCATCTATAATTTAATTGATTTACTAACTTAGATTATATTTTTGCTTAATGAAGCTAAATAATGCTATAAACACTAGTTTCATT is a window of Legionella busanensis DNA encoding:
- the apbC gene encoding iron-sulfur cluster carrier protein ApbC — encoded protein: MTISSYSGEILQTTKDELLNLTAAEMDFKFNEEKEGSHLAVYLQAGFPVNFLQKHYLPTIKAKLEHIYPSLKIDVHLDSFIKAHQTQLAGKGLRGVKNTIAIASGKGGVGKSTVTVNLATALARAGARVGILDADIYGPSIPLMLGQHKPVEISGEHYLPVKAHGIEAMSIGYLMPSDEQALIWRGPMLAKSLIQMLNLTLWDELDYLFIDLPPGTGDIQLSLVQKIPLTGAVVITTPQPVATLDAQKAIQMFAKTNINVLGIVENMSYHNCSQCGHQDRLFGEGGGQKLASNFNLPLLGQLPLDQHIRNHCDIGQPTAILANNELSTIFTKTALNLAINIAKKPLNYADRFPPIVVE
- a CDS encoding Ku protein, yielding MTKPVWKGYISFGLVAIPVNLYPVEKKNELRFHLLDARDQSRVRYERVNAETGKEVPWDEIVKAYEFQKGSYVVLDDEDFKHAAPEAFKSIDIEEFVDLSDISSLYFDRPYYMVPDSSNKKAYVLLREALKKTEKVGIAKIVIRNREYLTLILPHEEALILYVIRYHQEIRSENEFDFPNEGLKAYHINDREIKIATDLIHEMSAKWKPEKYHDEYRDALMKWIEEKKSTKTTKRKAEEPTEKNDDLIDFMTLLKNSLKNTSRRSTSKDEKKSR
- a CDS encoding DUF892 family protein, with protein sequence MTTLVGTQEHFKDALYELCELDYDAIEAYEAAINRVDNAEYRSKLTEFKNDHQRHVQEITALLESHQEKAPDGPSLKQLLTQGKVVLANMLGDEAILKAMISNEVDTNTAYERINSHKYIWPDSVEILSRGWADERRHKQWLESVTNQR
- a CDS encoding hemerythrin domain-containing protein, with product MTIFTYLKKDHRVAKELINKILHLDPHATEQRDDLFNQLKKEIIIHSKAEEKVFYKPLKKEEATKEEIPHAKEEHEEVEQMLDRLSDKTLNGAAWTKLFQKMADSLMHHIEEEENEIFKDAKKELSSDEAQEMELAMQKEKKIIEKKMDIPLRNEEDK